A genomic stretch from Pseudomonadota bacterium includes:
- a CDS encoding BrnT family toxin: MKIEWDPRKAKSNLRKHKVSFEKASIVLSNPMAATGADPDHSTTEDRFITFGVSEKGRLFVVAHTDEGETIRIISARTASKG, translated from the coding sequence ATGAAAATTGAGTGGGACCCAAGAAAGGCGAAGTCGAATCTTAGAAAGCACAAAGTTTCTTTTGAAAAGGCCTCAATAGTCCTGAGTAACCCGATGGCTGCAACGGGTGCTGATCCGGATCATTCAACCACAGAGGATCGATTTATCACCTTCGGTGTTTCAGAAAAAGGACGACTTTTTGTGGTAGCCCACACCGATGAAGGAGAAACGATTCGAATCATAAGTGCTCGTACGGCGAGCAAAGGGTAG